The Macaca fascicularis isolate 582-1 chromosome 14, T2T-MFA8v1.1 genome contains the following window.
tgtattctgtaGACATCTCCCTTCGTTCACCCTAGTTGGAGCCTTGCCTGGCACAGTGTCTGAAACATATTAGAgatttaataatatttcttaaagGAATGATTAAATGATTGTTGCCATATTTGAGTTTGTTGCCATATTTGAGTTTGTTAGTAGAGTTTGACTTAGGAATTAGGGCTATCCAAATATTTCACTGGTCTTAACATTCTTCCTTTATGAGATTCATATAGGACCTGCTAGTTACATAGGGAGCAATAACAAACGTGAATCAGAGAACCATTTATTACTGCAGCCAGAATTGGATTTTCTAATAATACAGAGGTTCTGGTTAATTTTATTTGCAATACCCAGTCTAGTTTGGAAGACCTCAGAGGCCCTCTTACTCCCCACTGAGCTCCAAATTTGAATCTCCATATTTCAGCATCTTCTGATTGGCTACATGACACAGGAGACTGATGCAGTAAGAAAAGTGTTTAAGCACACacatgaagagaaagaagagccTTCCTGTATGCAGGTCACATGCTCACATGTGCTCTCCAATCCAGGGATCCCACTTGAAAGAAATTTAACCAATTGGATCAGCCTTCtctgtggggaggaggaggcacaAGGAAGGTTGTAGGGAGGGAAAATGAAGGTTTACCACCATATATCATGTTGTATATTTAAGAAGACTGTTCTTTCATTAGCTGAGAAAAGTGCACAGTGTTGCCTACATCCCTTAAACTTCCCgcacatttaaacatttttcaataaacatttaatcTCCCATTTAATAAGATCATTTCCTTTGACTTGTGACCCTCAGTTTCATCACAGCAGTGAGCCTGAGCCACCCCAGGGCGTCTCTCAGTGCTTTCTGCGCCTTGTCATTGCAGAGAGTGAAGATGAATGGGTTCAAGAGGGGTGTGATGATGCAGCTCAGGACGGAGGCACCTTTGCTGAGCAGTTTGGACTGAGCCTCTGACATACGAACGTAGAGAAAGATGGAACTGCCATAGATGATGACCACCACTGTGAGATGCGAGGCGCAAGTGGAGAACGCTTTCCTTCGCTCAACAGCTGTGGGAGCCCCGAGAACAGTGGCAAGAATGCAGGCATaggaaactgaggtcagagtCAGTGAGCCCAGTAACACTGACGTAGAGAGCATGAAGGTCACCATTTCCAGCAGATGGGTGTCCCCACAAGAGAGTCTGAGCAAGGGCCAACTGTCACAAAAGAAGTGGTCAATTCCATTGGGGCCACAGAAAGGCAGGCTGGCCATGAGGACAGTGGGGCAAAGGACCCAGAGGAATCCAGCTAGCCAGGAGGCCAGCACTAGCTGGGAACAGACATGGCCACTCATCAGGGTTTCATAGTGGAGTGGTCGGCAGATTGCTAGGTAACGATCCAGAGACATGACGGCCAAGAGGAAGAAGTCAGTGGTGCCTAGAAAGAAGTAGAGGTCGGACTGGATGATGCAGCTAACAAATGAGATGGTGTGATCCCTCGTGAGGATGACGACAAGCATCTTGGGAACCACAACAGTTACCAGCAACAGCTCCAGGAAGGATAAATTCCACAGGAAGAAATACATCTGTGTGTGCAGGCGTCGGTCTATCCAGCTGAGCACAATAATTAGCAGGTTGCCTATGGCTGTTACAATGTAGGTGGTCATTAACCCCAGGAACACCAGGAACTGTAGGAGGTGGCTACTGGGAAAACCCAGAAGAACAAAGCTTCTTACCTGAGTCCAGTTTTCAGAGTTCATCTTCAGTCAGCTGCAGGGGAAATGGAACAGAACTCTGTAACTGGTCTATAGCTACCAATCGTCATTTAACCAATCGGTAAAATAATATTGAATACCCAACACTTCCTTACGTTCTGAGAATATGGTGATCTATATTTTGGTCTGCAAGTGATGcacaaagagagaaacaaattacAATAGCAAGCAGCATGGCAATATTGAACATCAATTATGTATCCGAAAATTTACACTGTGCACAGTATCTCTTCTCCCAGCTACTCTTAAAACTAGGTTTTACTGTTTTCAAAGGTAAGAAAAGGGAGTTTGAGTGACTCGTCTATGATCAGGTAGGAAACAGgtggtagaggcaggatttcataCCGAGCTTCTGTGGCTCCGACGCGTGCTGCTGATACTGTTGTGGTAAGGCAGAGAACCGTGTGAGTAGTGTGGTCTTAGAGCAATCCAGAGGAGTAGAGGGGTCAGAGAAGACTTTGCAGAATAAATGCACCATGAACAAATTTTACTGGTATTAAGAACTCTTATTCTAGTGTTTATGGTCCTTCTGTGTCCCGGCTTGACATAAaataacagaatttaaaaatctggGCTCTCGGTATCCTCAGAGATTTAATTTTCATTAGTCAGCCACGAAGCCAAATAGGACTGGACTGTGCAAAGCCCTAGTCCTGTCATaaagtgttatttttctttttttcaccccTATCCAGACTCCTATAGAATGCTAGAAATCCTTCTTCCTGGTGGAATGCTTACTAGCTTCTCTCAGCTTCAGCTCACTCAATATTCTAACAGTATAAAATGTGGAATAAGGGAGAATGGTCTCAAAGGAGATGGTATATATCAACTTGCCTTCTCAACTTTTGCCTTAATTTGGAGATATGTTCATCTTGTCCTTGGAGCTTTTGGAATCCTGTAAAATGTATCTACATGTTTTGAAGGACTGGGTTTCATTAGACAATTAGAGATCTTGGGTTTtcgggatttttttctttttaacatctaGCACCAAATACTCAGAATCACATAGATTCGGCCTAATtagggaaaatggaaaatattctaagacaaaaagaatgaaaatgagcaTCAAGTGACATTGTTTAATTGACAAGGAATGAAGTGTTGAGAGTTTAGACAGTTTCACTGAGGAATATCTATGACTTCAGACCAACAGTGTTAAAGAAGAGGAGCACAGACATTCTCCGTTCTGTCTGAAGCTACTTTAACAGATAGTATTGAACCGAGGCAAGGAATCCAGGTTTGAAGGATGAAGAAGAGAGGCATGTTCTGTTTACATCCATTTTGGAAAGAATAAGTCTGGCATTTAAGTAGCTAGGTAATACTAATGCTTCATTCTGCTAGTCTAGGGCTTGCATCTCCAAAATCAAAGAAATACCATAATAAAACCCAGCAAAGGAGGCCAGCGCACTATTTCAGGATAACATAATCATTTCAGACTAGGACAATGTGCTACTGTGGCTGTTTTCAAAACATCaggtaaatattattaaaagtaaCTTATGAAGCCGGTCAAACACACAAAATCAGTTTGTGGCTACTGTTACAAAATACATGCACTAAAGtctgttctccagcctcccttTGCCAACCTGAATAACTGCTTATCAGTTCTGGAGAGCCTCATCAGTGGGCTGGCTGTCTCTCATAACGCCAGACCATAACAATATAATCTCTATATATGcatgtttaaaattttgtcattttcaacCTCAAAATAATCTTAATGCCTTAAATCATTTGCTTAATGTCACACAGttagaaattgttttattatagTTGCAAATGGTTTTTGTTCCTATGTATTTTGCACTAAAAATACTGCTTAACAAGATGAGAATCAGTGAAGGGCATTAGAACTTTGAGAGGCGCACATGCACACATTTTTGATGGACATAATGATCTAATTTACACAATTagataactattattattatccacTTTACAATTGAGCAAACTAGAACAGTGTGGGAAAAAGAAAGCCCACCCTCAAACATAAAGCTAAGATACACATCTAAGCTTATCTGACTCTGGTGTGTGTCTATGGCACTAGTAGATAAGACCATGAAACTTGAACctatcaagggaaaaaaaaggatataGATTTAGAATGCTGTAATATAATGATGCT
Protein-coding sequences here:
- the OR6T1 gene encoding olfactory receptor 6T1, producing MNSENWTQVRSFVLLGFPSSHLLQFLVFLGLMTTYIVTAIGNLLIIVLSWIDRRLHTQMYFFLWNLSFLELLLVTVVVPKMLVVILTRDHTISFVSCIIQSDLYFFLGTTDFFLLAVMSLDRYLAICRPLHYETLMSGHVCSQLVLASWLAGFLWVLCPTVLMASLPFCGPNGIDHFFCDSWPLLRLSCGDTHLLEMVTFMLSTSVLLGSLTLTSVSYACILATVLGAPTAVERRKAFSTCASHLTVVVIIYGSSIFLYVRMSEAQSKLLSKGASVLSCIITPLLNPFIFTLCNDKAQKALRDALGWLRLTAVMKLRVTSQRK